The Flavobacterium sp. 123 genome contains a region encoding:
- a CDS encoding TonB-dependent receptor: MKTIYKKLLFLLLLLPFSVLAQNTLSGIVVDKATGQPIPGVNVNVQDANNGVSTDFDGKFQLSNVKKGNKVVFSFIGYKNFVVNYDSQKSVSVSLEENASELKEVVVQVGYGSVKKKDATGAVTVLTAKDFNKGPVTSADQMIQGKVAGLQIVNGGGSPGEGATIRIRSGSSLSASNDPLYVIDGVPVAAGGVEGGKNPLATINQNNIESISVLKDASATAIYGSRASNGVIIITTKKGKSGDLQVSYNGNLQVSQITNKVDALTAGQFRDFIAAHGSVAQQALVGAANTDWQNEIYRTAIGTDHNIALSGGSDNVAYRASVGYADLNGILKRDNMKRTTLAVSLTGDFFDKHLKIQLNNNTSYINSNYSNRGAIGSAISFDPTQVVKNPDGTYFQWLTNPTQFNQLAGKNPLSLIEQQNNYGGSYRSIGNIQADYKMHFLPELKAVANFGYDQMSGTGNGGTNADYLNGLAGSGYNNTYKNTESRNNKLMTLFLNYNKKLESIGTQLDVTGGYDYQDFQDSKHRSSFNFENNKTTEELFTPTRINLQSFFARTNVTIADKYLVTLSYRRDGTSRFTSDYRWSNFPAVAVAWKLNEENFLKDVESISTLKVRGGWGITGQQNIGNPYPSIPLYLASNSNAQYQLGNTFYTTYRPQPYNSNLKWEQTTTINAGIDYGLFNNRVNGTVDVYKRTTKDLLLYTQNPSFFGFSNYDNYNVGTIDNKGIELSANVIPVKTDNLEWTIGGNVTFQDSKITKLTTVLDNTPGINVGGYEGATGNTIQNHQVGYAPSSFYVYEQAYGADGKPLDGVYVDRNKDGIITAQDKYRFHKPAADVFYGFNTSLTYKNWDMAMNWRGSWGNFNYNNVDSSKGSYQNILLRSTDLSNGVANILETGFTTQDTKRYESDYYIQDASFIRLDNVSVGYTFNQKPDSKSLVKVTLAAQNVLLITKYSGLDPEISGGIDNNLYPRPITFTLGLNVNF; the protein is encoded by the coding sequence ATGAAAACAATTTACAAAAAGTTGTTATTTTTATTACTACTCCTACCTTTTAGTGTTCTGGCTCAGAATACTCTTAGTGGAATTGTTGTTGACAAAGCAACAGGTCAACCAATCCCAGGAGTAAATGTAAATGTACAAGATGCCAATAATGGTGTTTCGACGGATTTTGACGGAAAATTTCAGTTGTCAAATGTTAAAAAAGGAAATAAAGTAGTTTTTTCTTTCATTGGATACAAAAATTTTGTTGTCAATTATGATTCTCAAAAATCAGTTAGTGTTTCTCTAGAAGAAAATGCTAGCGAATTAAAAGAAGTTGTAGTACAAGTAGGATATGGATCAGTTAAGAAAAAAGACGCGACTGGTGCTGTAACGGTATTAACTGCAAAAGATTTTAATAAAGGACCTGTAACTTCTGCGGATCAAATGATTCAAGGTAAAGTAGCTGGTTTGCAAATTGTTAATGGTGGTGGTTCTCCAGGTGAGGGTGCTACAATTAGAATTAGAAGTGGCTCTTCTTTATCTGCAAGTAATGATCCTTTATACGTTATTGATGGTGTTCCAGTTGCGGCTGGTGGAGTTGAAGGAGGTAAAAATCCATTGGCTACAATCAACCAAAATAACATTGAATCGATTTCTGTATTGAAAGATGCTTCTGCAACTGCTATTTACGGTTCTCGTGCATCAAATGGGGTTATCATCATTACTACTAAAAAAGGTAAATCAGGTGATTTGCAAGTAAGCTACAATGGTAATTTACAAGTTTCTCAAATCACTAATAAAGTAGATGCTTTGACTGCTGGTCAATTTAGAGATTTCATTGCTGCTCATGGTTCTGTTGCTCAACAAGCTTTAGTTGGTGCTGCAAATACAGATTGGCAAAATGAAATTTATAGAACAGCTATTGGAACAGATCATAATATTGCTTTAAGTGGAGGTTCAGATAATGTTGCGTATAGAGCTTCTGTAGGATATGCTGATTTAAATGGTATTTTGAAAAGAGATAACATGAAAAGAACTACGTTAGCAGTTTCTTTGACTGGAGATTTCTTTGATAAACACTTGAAAATCCAATTAAACAATAATACATCTTACATTAATAGTAATTATAGTAATAGAGGAGCAATTGGTTCTGCAATTAGTTTTGACCCTACTCAAGTAGTTAAAAATCCTGATGGAACTTATTTCCAATGGTTGACAAATCCAACTCAATTTAATCAATTAGCTGGTAAAAACCCATTGTCATTGATTGAACAACAAAATAATTATGGTGGTTCTTATAGAAGTATTGGTAATATCCAAGCAGACTATAAGATGCATTTCTTGCCAGAATTGAAAGCGGTAGCTAACTTTGGTTACGATCAAATGAGTGGTACTGGAAATGGTGGTACAAATGCAGATTACCTTAATGGTCTTGCTGGTTCAGGTTATAATAATACCTATAAAAATACAGAATCAAGAAATAATAAATTAATGACTTTGTTTTTGAATTACAACAAAAAACTAGAGTCTATTGGTACACAACTTGATGTAACAGGTGGTTATGACTACCAAGATTTCCAAGATTCAAAACACAGATCTTCATTTAATTTTGAAAACAACAAAACAACGGAAGAATTGTTTACTCCAACAAGAATAAACTTGCAATCGTTTTTTGCTAGAACAAATGTTACTATAGCTGATAAATATTTAGTGACTTTGTCTTACAGACGTGATGGTACTTCAAGATTTACTTCAGATTACCGTTGGTCAAATTTCCCTGCAGTTGCTGTAGCTTGGAAACTTAATGAAGAAAACTTCTTGAAAGATGTTGAAAGTATTTCGACATTGAAAGTTAGAGGAGGTTGGGGTATTACTGGTCAACAAAACATTGGTAATCCATATCCTTCAATTCCATTGTATTTAGCGTCTAATAGCAATGCTCAATACCAATTAGGAAATACATTTTACACTACTTATAGACCGCAACCATACAATAGTAACTTGAAATGGGAGCAAACTACAACTATAAATGCTGGTATTGATTATGGTTTGTTTAACAATAGAGTGAATGGTACTGTTGATGTTTACAAAAGAACAACTAAAGATTTGTTATTGTATACTCAAAATCCTTCTTTCTTTGGATTCTCAAACTATGATAATTACAACGTAGGAACAATTGATAATAAAGGAATTGAATTATCTGCTAATGTTATTCCTGTGAAAACAGATAATTTAGAGTGGACAATAGGTGGTAACGTAACGTTCCAAGATTCTAAAATTACTAAATTGACTACTGTTTTAGATAATACTCCAGGTATCAATGTAGGAGGTTATGAAGGAGCTACTGGAAATACAATCCAAAATCATCAAGTAGGATATGCGCCAAGTTCATTTTATGTATACGAGCAAGCTTATGGTGCAGATGGAAAACCTTTAGACGGTGTATATGTTGATAGAAATAAAGATGGTATCATAACTGCACAAGATAAATACCGTTTCCATAAACCAGCTGCTGATGTATTTTATGGTTTCAATACAAGTCTTACATACAAAAATTGGGATATGGCAATGAACTGGAGAGGATCTTGGGGTAATTTTAATTACAACAACGTAGATTCAAGCAAAGGTTCTTACCAAAATATCTTATTAAGAAGTACGGATTTATCTAATGGTGTGGCTAATATTTTAGAAACAGGTTTTACTACTCAAGATACTAAAAGATACGAATCAGATTATTACATCCAAGATGCTTCTTTTATTAGATTAGATAATGTAAGTGTTGGATATACTTTCAATCAAAAACCAGATTCAAAATCATTAGTTAAGGTTACTTTGGCTGCTCAAAACGTTTTATTGATAACAAAATACAGCGGATTAGATCCTGAAATTTCAGGAGGTATTGATAATAACTTATACCCAAGACCAATTACTTTCACGTTAGGTTTAAACGTTAATTTCTAA
- a CDS encoding RagB/SusD family nutrient uptake outer membrane protein, with protein sequence MKKIQIKLLGISLLLLVILFPSCTSDLNQAPDAGDSVTGDQFFTDAASYKQNLAKLYAGFATSGQSGPAGTPDISGIDEGESQYIRGFWLMQELTTDEAVIGWNDGTIKDLHAQTWTPLDRFITATFARFSFQIVNCNEFLRQTTDEKLAARGLDAGLVTEIKAYRAEARFLRALTYWHLIDMFGGGSLVTEDSPSSFYYPEYATRAELYKFVDDELTAITPELKEPKTNEAYRVDKAAAWMLQAKLYMNSKVYIGTDKYAEALPLINNIIASSYSLHTNYNQLFLADNDKNGAQNEFIFAIAFDGLHTQTYGGTTFLTHAPVGGSMPVEEFGISGGWAGIRTTAAFVDKFDVNTTDARGQFYTDGQTKEIVNMGNFNDGYAVQKFRNVDVNGVRGSDKSGTFSDADFPIFRLADAYLMYAECAVRGAGGSLGTALTYVNAIRTRANATTISQGELTEDFILDERAREFHWEGQRRTDLIRFGKFTGGSYLWPWKGNVSGGAPTQLYRNLFPIPATAISSNSKLQQNPGY encoded by the coding sequence ATGAAAAAGATACAAATAAAATTATTGGGTATTTCTTTGTTACTGTTGGTGATTTTATTCCCATCGTGTACCTCTGATTTGAATCAAGCACCAGATGCAGGAGACTCAGTAACTGGAGATCAATTCTTTACAGATGCAGCTTCATACAAACAAAACCTAGCGAAACTATATGCAGGTTTTGCTACATCAGGTCAATCAGGACCTGCAGGAACTCCTGATATTTCAGGAATTGACGAAGGAGAAAGCCAATACATTAGAGGTTTTTGGTTAATGCAAGAATTAACTACTGACGAAGCAGTTATTGGATGGAATGACGGAACTATTAAAGACTTACATGCTCAAACATGGACTCCATTAGATCGTTTTATCACAGCTACTTTCGCTCGTTTCTCTTTCCAAATTGTAAACTGTAATGAGTTTTTAAGACAAACTACAGATGAGAAATTAGCGGCTAGAGGTCTAGATGCAGGTTTGGTTACTGAAATTAAAGCGTACAGAGCGGAAGCTCGTTTTTTAAGAGCTTTAACGTACTGGCATTTAATTGACATGTTTGGTGGTGGTTCATTAGTGACTGAGGATTCTCCAAGTTCATTTTACTATCCAGAATATGCTACAAGAGCTGAACTATACAAATTTGTTGATGATGAGTTGACTGCAATTACTCCGGAATTGAAAGAACCAAAAACAAATGAAGCATATAGAGTTGATAAAGCTGCAGCATGGATGTTGCAAGCTAAATTGTACATGAATTCAAAAGTGTATATTGGAACAGATAAATATGCTGAAGCATTGCCTTTAATCAATAATATTATTGCTTCAAGTTATTCATTACATACAAACTACAACCAATTATTCTTAGCAGATAATGACAAAAATGGAGCTCAAAATGAATTCATTTTTGCTATAGCTTTTGATGGTCTTCATACTCAAACATACGGAGGAACTACTTTCTTAACTCACGCACCAGTGGGTGGAAGTATGCCAGTTGAAGAATTTGGTATTAGTGGTGGATGGGCTGGAATCAGAACTACAGCTGCTTTTGTTGACAAGTTTGATGTGAACACTACTGATGCACGTGGACAATTCTACACAGATGGACAGACTAAAGAAATTGTAAACATGGGTAATTTTAATGATGGTTACGCTGTTCAAAAATTTAGAAATGTTGATGTTAATGGTGTTAGAGGATCTGATAAGTCTGGTACTTTTTCAGACGCAGATTTCCCAATTTTCCGTTTAGCAGATGCTTATTTAATGTATGCTGAATGTGCCGTAAGAGGAGCAGGAGGAAGTTTAGGTACAGCATTGACTTACGTTAATGCAATAAGAACTAGAGCTAATGCAACAACAATTTCTCAAGGAGAACTTACTGAAGATTTTATTCTTGACGAAAGAGCAAGAGAGTTTCATTGGGAAGGACAAAGAAGAACTGATTTAATTCGTTTTGGTAAATTTACAGGTGGTAGTTATTTATGGCCATGGAAAGGAAATGTTTCGGGAGGAGCTCCAACGCAACTATACAGAAACTTATTCCCTATTCCTGCAACGGCAATTTCTTCAAACAGTAAATTACAACAAAATCCAGGTTATTAA
- a CDS encoding LacI family DNA-binding transcriptional regulator encodes MKRKVTLKQIAKELDVSISTVSKSLRNSPEIGEETRLKVQAFAKFYHYKPNNIALSLKNRKTKTIGIIIPEIVHHFFSTVINGIEHVANENGYSVIICLSDDSFDKEVLNMEMLANGSIDGFIMSLSKETQFKGDFHHITEVINQGMPVVMFDRVTNEILCDKVIIDDKAAAYEAVQSLIDKGKKKIALVTTVDYVSVGKLRTDGYIKALLDNDIPFDENLIIKIEDVDTCEITIAKLLEDSAIDAVFAVNELFAVIAVKTAHKIGLKVPNDLAVIAFTDGMISKYSTPTITTVSQSGKKMGTKAAKMLIKRLESEEEEEGEENYRTEVISTHLIERESTN; translated from the coding sequence ATGAAAAGAAAGGTAACACTTAAACAAATTGCAAAAGAGCTTGATGTATCTATTTCAACTGTATCAAAATCCTTGAGAAACAGTCCTGAAATAGGTGAAGAAACAAGACTTAAAGTGCAAGCATTTGCTAAATTTTACCACTACAAACCAAATAATATTGCCCTTAGTTTAAAGAATCGAAAGACAAAAACTATTGGTATTATTATCCCTGAAATTGTACACCATTTCTTTTCAACGGTAATTAATGGTATCGAACATGTTGCAAATGAAAACGGGTATAGTGTAATTATTTGCCTCTCTGATGACTCTTTTGACAAAGAAGTTTTAAACATGGAAATGCTTGCTAACGGAAGCATCGATGGCTTCATAATGTCACTATCAAAAGAGACGCAGTTCAAAGGAGATTTTCATCATATAACAGAGGTTATCAATCAAGGAATGCCCGTGGTAATGTTTGATAGAGTTACTAATGAGATCCTTTGTGATAAAGTAATTATAGATGACAAAGCAGCTGCTTATGAAGCGGTTCAAAGTTTAATTGATAAAGGAAAGAAAAAAATTGCCCTAGTTACTACCGTTGATTACGTTAGTGTTGGGAAACTCAGAACAGATGGGTACATCAAAGCATTGTTAGACAATGACATTCCTTTTGACGAGAACTTAATTATTAAAATTGAAGATGTTGATACATGCGAAATAACAATAGCAAAATTATTAGAAGATAGTGCTATTGATGCTGTTTTTGCAGTGAACGAACTTTTTGCAGTAATAGCCGTTAAAACCGCTCATAAAATAGGCCTGAAAGTTCCTAATGATTTAGCCGTAATTGCTTTTACTGACGGAATGATTTCAAAATACTCTACTCCAACCATTACAACCGTAAGTCAAAGTGGTAAAAAAATGGGCACTAAAGCAGCCAAAATGCTAATCAAAAGATTAGAGTCTGAGGAAGAGGAAGAAGGAGAAGAAAATTACAGAACAGAGGTTATTTCAACACACCTTATAGAAAGAGAATCAACAAATTAA
- a CDS encoding alpha-amylase family glycosyl hydrolase gives MKKITLLFLLISSIGFAQFTTTPSPAIASGMVTLNFNKTGTPLANYTGTIYAHIGLTVGGTRWQNVKGNWGDNSLQPALTLVSGTTYKLDLTPDLYTYFGISNTSSVTEICVVLRSADGNTQTADTFFNVGAFQTTLTAPVQNSSTIITSGQNFAITATNTNGNAAYNLLANGVSINTATTSSYSFTDSNVTTNKNYELQITQSGTTIVKKFSVIVNPGIVSQTMPTGLVDGINYNAADATKATLVLDAPLKDFVYVAGSFNDWQPTSVYSMKKDAATGKFWLELTGLVSGTNYTYQYWVVDATPISGTPSLVKTADPYSTLVLSPYDDPTIPSLSYPNLPAYPSGQEREVTVLQTGQTPYVWSSATTNFVKPEKEKLVVYELLVRDFDANRNFQSVIDRIDYFKNLKINAIELLPVMEFEGNESWGYNTSFHMALDKFYGTSDKLKELIDVCHQNGIAVILDVALNHAFDRNPMVRMWMNDPDGDGWGGPSTENPYFNTVAKHTYSVGNDFNHSSTLTKNYVKRVEKQWIEEYKIDGFRWDLTKGFTQNSSASDYTGTDGYQQDRVDILKDYADYSWGLDPTHYAIFEHLGSDAEEQQWANYRINETPSKGVMMWGIMNSQYSELSKGYAANISRMNSASRGFTKNRLMGYAESHDEERLMYRNLTAGNSTNALHNVKNLNVALSRMSAIGAVTLLVPGPKMIWHFGDLGMENSIFMCTDGTVNTSVDVTSGDCKLSTKPQPQWTDNWLGNSGRNKIYSDWSKMIAMKINEPVFSGTATMNGTSSLYPNIKITNATLGSGDLKDVLIIANFNVTTQNVPTGFVTTGTWYNLLDNTTIDVTNVAMTMSLLPGEFRIYGNKVASLAIADYEKATTIRLYPNPASSYFTLNTSTTKVQIFSITGQLVKSFDANQSALHQFAVNDLNKGLYIVKVYNENNQAEVLKFIKN, from the coding sequence ATGAAGAAAATTACTCTTTTATTTCTATTGATATCTTCAATAGGTTTTGCACAATTTACAACTACACCTTCGCCAGCAATTGCAAGTGGTATGGTTACTCTTAATTTCAATAAGACTGGAACGCCCTTAGCTAATTATACTGGAACAATTTATGCTCACATTGGCTTAACAGTTGGTGGTACTAGATGGCAGAATGTAAAAGGTAATTGGGGTGATAATTCACTACAACCTGCATTAACATTAGTTTCTGGTACAACTTATAAGTTAGATCTTACACCTGATTTGTATACTTATTTTGGGATTTCTAATACAAGTTCTGTAACTGAAATTTGCGTAGTTTTAAGGAGTGCGGATGGGAATACTCAAACAGCAGATACTTTTTTTAATGTTGGTGCTTTTCAAACAACATTAACAGCTCCAGTACAAAATAGCTCAACTATTATTACTTCAGGACAAAATTTTGCAATAACAGCAACAAACACAAATGGTAACGCTGCTTATAATCTTTTGGCAAATGGAGTTAGCATAAATACAGCTACAACATCCTCTTATAGTTTTACAGATTCAAATGTGACTACAAATAAAAATTACGAACTTCAAATTACACAATCAGGAACTACAATAGTTAAAAAATTCAGTGTAATTGTTAATCCAGGAATAGTTTCTCAAACAATGCCTACTGGTTTAGTTGATGGAATTAATTATAATGCTGCGGATGCAACCAAGGCCACTTTAGTTCTGGATGCTCCCTTAAAAGATTTTGTATACGTAGCGGGAAGTTTCAATGACTGGCAGCCTACTTCGGTTTATTCTATGAAAAAAGATGCTGCTACTGGTAAGTTTTGGTTGGAGTTGACAGGCTTAGTTTCTGGGACAAATTACACCTATCAATATTGGGTTGTTGATGCTACGCCAATATCAGGTACGCCATCATTGGTAAAAACGGCTGATCCCTATTCAACATTAGTATTGTCGCCTTATGACGATCCAACGATCCCATCATTGTCTTATCCTAATCTTCCAGCTTATCCTTCAGGACAGGAAAGAGAAGTTACGGTATTGCAAACAGGACAAACCCCTTATGTATGGTCTAGTGCTACAACTAATTTTGTTAAACCAGAAAAAGAAAAATTAGTAGTTTATGAACTTTTAGTTCGTGATTTTGATGCCAATAGAAATTTTCAGAGTGTAATTGACAGAATCGATTATTTCAAAAATTTGAAAATAAATGCCATTGAATTATTACCAGTAATGGAGTTTGAAGGAAATGAAAGTTGGGGGTATAATACGTCTTTTCACATGGCATTAGATAAATTCTATGGTACTTCAGACAAATTAAAAGAATTGATTGATGTTTGTCATCAAAACGGAATTGCTGTTATTCTGGATGTGGCTTTAAATCATGCTTTTGATAGAAATCCAATGGTTAGAATGTGGATGAACGATCCTGATGGTGACGGATGGGGCGGACCTTCTACTGAAAATCCATATTTTAATACAGTAGCTAAGCATACTTATAGTGTAGGGAATGACTTTAATCATAGTTCTACTTTGACAAAAAACTATGTGAAGCGAGTTGAAAAACAATGGATAGAAGAATATAAAATAGATGGTTTCCGTTGGGATTTAACCAAAGGATTTACACAAAATTCTTCTGCTTCTGATTATACTGGCACTGATGGATATCAACAAGACAGAGTTGATATTTTAAAAGATTATGCTGATTATTCTTGGGGTTTAGACCCAACTCATTATGCTATTTTTGAACATTTAGGTTCAGATGCAGAAGAGCAACAATGGGCGAATTACAGAATTAACGAAACACCAAGTAAAGGTGTTATGATGTGGGGAATAATGAACAGTCAATATAGCGAATTATCAAAAGGGTATGCTGCTAATATTTCTAGAATGAATAGTGCTAGTAGAGGTTTTACTAAAAACAGGTTGATGGGATATGCTGAAAGCCATGATGAAGAGCGCTTAATGTATAGAAATTTAACGGCTGGAAATAGTACTAATGCTTTGCATAATGTTAAGAATCTAAATGTAGCTTTATCACGAATGTCAGCTATTGGAGCGGTTACTTTATTAGTTCCTGGGCCAAAAATGATTTGGCATTTTGGTGATTTAGGGATGGAAAATTCTATCTTTATGTGTACGGATGGAACTGTAAACACTTCAGTAGATGTAACATCTGGGGATTGTAAATTGTCTACAAAACCACAGCCTCAATGGACAGATAATTGGTTAGGTAATTCGGGTAGAAATAAAATTTATTCCGATTGGTCTAAAATGATTGCGATGAAAATAAACGAACCTGTTTTCTCAGGTACTGCAACTATGAATGGTACAAGTTCGTTATATCCAAACATTAAAATCACTAATGCCACTTTGGGCTCAGGTGATCTTAAAGATGTTTTGATTATAGCTAATTTTAATGTGACTACTCAAAATGTACCTACAGGTTTTGTAACCACAGGAACTTGGTATAATTTGTTAGATAATACAACGATTGATGTTACAAATGTGGCAATGACGATGTCACTTTTGCCTGGCGAATTTAGAATTTACGGAAATAAAGTAGCTTCGTTAGCTATTGCAGATTATGAGAAAGCAACAACGATTCGTTTGTATCCTAATCCTGCATCTAGTTATTTTACTTTGAATACAAGCACAACTAAAGTTCAAATTTTTTCTATTACAGGGCAATTGGTAAAAAGCTTTGATGCAAATCAATCTGCATTACACCAATTTGCGGTTAATGATTTAAACAAAGGACTTTACATTGTAAAAGTATATAATGAGAATAATCAAGCTGAGGTTTTAAAGTTTATTAAAAACTAA
- a CDS encoding SusE domain-containing protein — translation MKNITKSIIALFAVLALSCSVEDVQDRPVIQGIDTPELVAPESDKSFVLLEDNANDVAERFVWSAATYGGDVEIGYKLLIDVKGGDFSNAIELGGTSGATQIEVTVKTLNQAIIALGGTPEEIGSYDIKVQSSLNGIQTMISANPLSILVTAYTGLIPYPFTDWYLVGDATAAGWDTNNHNQPLFRSGSNANEYKFTGFFKAGSFKLVSTLGQWAPMYGKGDAGTIVFRGTDADADPATFSIPTDGYYSFTMNTEALTYTLVAYDASSAADYTTVGIIGSSTPLGWDGSTALTQSTFNTHLWSLDLLALNDGEAKFRANNSWDVNWGTASAFSGVATQGGANIPVTKSKYRIYFNDLDGSYLLIPNQQ, via the coding sequence ATGAAAAATATAACGAAATCAATAATTGCTTTATTTGCGGTACTTGCTTTGTCTTGTAGCGTAGAAGATGTACAAGATAGACCAGTAATTCAAGGTATAGATACTCCAGAATTAGTAGCTCCAGAAAGTGATAAATCATTTGTTTTACTTGAAGATAATGCTAATGATGTTGCAGAGCGTTTTGTTTGGTCAGCAGCAACTTACGGTGGAGATGTGGAGATAGGATACAAACTTTTAATTGATGTTAAAGGTGGAGATTTCTCTAACGCAATTGAATTGGGAGGTACTTCAGGTGCTACTCAAATTGAGGTTACTGTGAAAACATTAAACCAAGCTATTATTGCATTAGGTGGTACACCAGAAGAAATAGGTTCTTATGATATTAAAGTGCAATCAAGCTTGAATGGAATTCAAACAATGATTTCAGCAAATCCATTATCTATTCTTGTAACTGCATATACAGGATTAATTCCTTATCCATTTACTGATTGGTATTTAGTAGGAGATGCTACTGCTGCAGGTTGGGATACAAACAACCATAACCAACCTTTATTTAGAAGTGGTTCAAATGCAAATGAATATAAATTTACTGGATTCTTTAAAGCAGGTTCTTTCAAATTAGTTTCAACTCTTGGACAATGGGCTCCAATGTATGGTAAAGGTGATGCGGGTACTATTGTGTTCAGAGGTACAGATGCAGATGCAGATCCAGCTACTTTCAGTATTCCTACAGATGGCTACTATTCTTTCACAATGAATACGGAAGCATTAACTTATACTTTAGTTGCTTATGATGCTTCTTCAGCTGCTGATTACACAACAGTTGGTATCATTGGAAGTAGTACTCCACTTGGTTGGGATGGTTCAACTGCATTGACTCAATCTACATTTAACACACACCTTTGGTCTCTAGATTTGTTAGCATTAAACGATGGTGAAGCTAAATTTAGAGCAAACAACAGTTGGGATGTAAACTGGGGTACAGCTTCAGCATTCTCAGGTGTTGCAACTCAAGGTGGTGCAAATATTCCTGTAACAAAATCAAAATATAGAATTTACTTTAATGATTTAGATGGAAGCTATTTATTGATTCCTAATCAACAATAA